The following are encoded together in the Candidatus Tanganyikabacteria bacterium genome:
- a CDS encoding BlaI/MecI/CopY family transcriptional regulator: MTPDSAKAAKGGPDHDPPDITVFRTGKPGLRKVLGDLEADIMAAVWRRGAGARVTVRDVLADLQGVRESAYTTVMTVMGVLVKKGLLVSEKVGLAHQYRATCTEAEFTDAAVGQVVRELLSDFAGPALAHFSQAISPAGQIGEDWLARISKAREAEGD; this comes from the coding sequence ATGACGCCCGATTCCGCCAAGGCCGCCAAGGGTGGCCCGGACCACGATCCGCCCGACATCACCGTATTCCGCACCGGCAAGCCGGGACTTCGCAAGGTTCTGGGCGATCTCGAGGCCGATATCATGGCCGCGGTCTGGCGCCGCGGCGCGGGCGCGCGCGTGACGGTGCGCGACGTCCTGGCGGACCTCCAGGGCGTGCGCGAGTCGGCGTACACGACCGTGATGACCGTCATGGGCGTGCTGGTCAAGAAAGGCCTCCTCGTCTCGGAGAAGGTCGGCCTGGCGCACCAGTACCGGGCCACCTGCACCGAGGCGGAGTTCACCGACGCGGCGGTCGGCCAGGTCGTGCGCGAGTTGCTGAGCGATTTCGCCGGGCCCGCCCTGGCGCACTTTTCGCAAGCCATCTCCCCCGCCGGCCAGATCGGCGAGGACTGGCTCGCGCGCATCAGCAAGGCCAGGGAGGCCGAAGGCGACTAG